One Legionella hackeliae DNA segment encodes these proteins:
- a CDS encoding hotdog family protein, which translates to MRFLFVDRILQLSPGESIRGIKHITQDDAYLCYDETGKRCFIPSLIGETLGQLAAWNVMSFNGFTLRPVAGVVASARIYRSAYVGETLELESFIERLDDTAVQYHSVARIRNEIVFEVDGALGPLLPMEEFIDVEEVRRQFHEINRPGNWSQSAGSPWQIMTTEVIPPIPALSFDRIVALEPGVSLIAEKNVTRAAPYFPDHFPRKPVLPMTVLLECKLNLAREFLAQSKFNTAYQISELRKIKMNDFIHPGDTVTCHVKVKQQDDSQLILSYRSEVEGKRVCVLELVMTARGC; encoded by the coding sequence ATGCGGTTTTTATTTGTCGATAGAATTTTGCAGTTATCTCCTGGAGAATCCATTCGGGGGATAAAGCATATCACACAGGATGATGCCTATCTATGCTATGATGAGACAGGCAAACGTTGTTTCATTCCTTCATTAATTGGTGAAACACTTGGGCAATTGGCTGCATGGAACGTCATGTCTTTTAATGGATTTACCTTGCGTCCTGTGGCTGGTGTAGTAGCAAGTGCACGTATCTATCGTTCTGCCTATGTCGGAGAAACTCTTGAATTAGAGTCATTCATCGAGCGGCTTGATGATACCGCTGTGCAGTATCACAGTGTTGCACGTATTCGTAATGAAATTGTATTCGAAGTCGATGGTGCTTTGGGGCCCCTGCTTCCCATGGAGGAATTCATCGATGTCGAAGAGGTTCGCCGACAATTTCATGAAATAAATCGACCTGGGAATTGGTCTCAAAGTGCTGGTTCTCCCTGGCAAATAATGACAACTGAAGTTATTCCACCTATTCCTGCGCTATCTTTTGATAGAATTGTTGCGCTAGAACCTGGCGTCTCATTAATCGCAGAAAAAAATGTAACTCGAGCAGCACCTTATTTTCCGGATCATTTTCCAAGAAAGCCGGTGTTGCCGATGACTGTTTTATTAGAGTGTAAGCTTAATTTAGCGCGAGAGTTTTTGGCGCAATCAAAATTTAATACGGCCTACCAAATCAGCGAGTTACGTAAAATAAAAATGAATGATTTTATTCATCCAGGCGATACGGTCACCTGCCATGTTAAAGTCAAACAACAAGATGATAGTCAATTAATTTTAAGTTATCGCAGTGAAGTCGAAGGGAAGCGTGTCTGTGTTTTAGAGTTGGTTATGACTGCGAGGGGTTGCTAA
- the ankG gene encoding Dot/Icm T4SS effector AnkG/AnkZ/LegA7: MIYVVYLLLMVATIIVVKRLLVTNSESLTTNSKYLKHSDILSLLDYFDYVHDDGVCFGFTVTWAQDAALDNDQSFYQRLNLIRQHKHHITSKIERINLKIKSKEAINWYEDQLLDVQSFFESVCLAQSPEEYDDVYAKRLNQTNIDTILSLIRHKLARNNHVKRFLLKTVALDTSEDAIDYFTQLHQLLKMTDKVSMVLSCENHAVGLKKLDTHWLFIDINKLYRQNDEYPYLILNHEGLVAQLSESFSDKQRLIFNTDFIAAHPSLELKRRLQQLNDIYPVFREQVPYKNSREVGFLAISAQNGEERTVRQILNLHNNFDYLSPAQISDAVSYAIGNNQKSVINLLIKARGFKINYPCGSEKLTPLAMACDYGYLDLVRIFLACDDVMIDARNKDGRTPLMLACQSPYTHTNTVLFKELLDAGASLTLVDKNGEDALTLAENVSNSAAISILGKFRVQRRPLNAVTTGHSLFTTKEYTRLRLDTDKNAFLVSTSTSKL; this comes from the coding sequence ATGATATACGTCGTCTATTTGTTATTGATGGTAGCGACAATCATTGTGGTTAAGCGACTCTTGGTTACCAATTCGGAGAGTTTGACCACCAACAGTAAATATTTAAAACACAGCGATATACTCTCACTATTAGATTATTTTGATTATGTTCATGATGATGGTGTTTGCTTTGGCTTTACAGTGACTTGGGCTCAGGATGCAGCACTTGATAATGATCAGAGTTTTTATCAGCGATTAAATTTAATTAGACAGCACAAGCATCATATCACTTCTAAAATAGAGCGTATTAATTTAAAAATAAAGAGTAAAGAGGCCATTAATTGGTATGAAGATCAACTCTTAGATGTCCAGTCTTTTTTTGAGTCTGTTTGTCTTGCTCAAAGTCCAGAAGAGTATGATGATGTTTATGCGAAACGACTGAACCAAACCAATATTGATACTATTTTATCGTTAATTCGTCATAAATTGGCGAGAAATAATCATGTGAAGCGTTTTCTTTTAAAAACAGTGGCGCTTGATACCAGCGAAGATGCCATTGATTATTTCACGCAACTGCATCAATTACTAAAAATGACAGATAAGGTGTCCATGGTATTGAGTTGTGAGAATCATGCTGTAGGGCTTAAGAAATTAGATACGCATTGGTTATTTATTGATATTAACAAGCTTTATCGACAAAATGATGAATATCCATACCTAATCTTGAATCATGAAGGTCTTGTCGCTCAACTTAGTGAAAGTTTTTCGGATAAACAAAGACTCATTTTTAATACAGATTTTATCGCTGCTCATCCCTCTCTTGAATTAAAAAGACGTCTTCAACAATTAAACGATATTTATCCCGTTTTTCGCGAACAGGTCCCCTATAAAAATAGCAGAGAAGTTGGTTTTTTAGCCATCAGTGCGCAAAATGGTGAAGAAAGAACGGTGCGACAAATATTAAATTTGCATAATAATTTTGATTATTTGAGTCCTGCACAAATTAGTGATGCTGTTTCTTATGCAATCGGTAATAATCAAAAATCGGTTATAAATTTATTAATTAAAGCACGCGGATTTAAAATTAATTATCCGTGTGGTAGTGAGAAATTAACACCGCTGGCAATGGCCTGTGACTATGGCTATTTAGACTTGGTTAGAATTTTTCTTGCTTGTGACGACGTTATGATTGATGCCAGGAATAAAGATGGGCGCACTCCTTTAATGTTAGCATGTCAATCACCTTATACTCATACCAATACTGTGCTGTTTAAGGAGTTACTAGATGCCGGTGCTAGTCTAACACTGGTTGATAAAAATGGTGAGGATGCACTGACTCTTGCTGAGAACGTCTCAAATTCAGCAGCTATCAGCATTCTTGGCAAGTTCAGAGTACAAAGGCGCCCGCTCAATGCAGTAACTACTGGTCATTCTCTTTTTACGACCAAAGAATATACCAGGTTAAGACTCGATACGGATAAAAATGCTTTTTTAGTATCAACTTCGACGAGTAAATTGTAG
- a CDS encoding beta-ketoacyl-[acyl-carrier-protein] synthase family protein has product MKNSNRVFITGLSALTACGDTADSTWDAILQGQTGIDEIKQWDLSSWSHRLGGELKNFQPAKMLPDRKLMKVISRQDVIGINAAMQAVNHSQLVDYRTTLEPEMVDVFNDRTAVYVGSPGNKYFQQEDFLPLLAKTQGDMKAFADQLFNEVHPMWLLRILPNNVLAYTGITYGFKGPNHNVTNHAVGGAQALIEAYHAIAQGQADRAVVVAYDMGIEPQALYYYEKLGVISEHDLKPFNHDHDGTILAEGAAALVLESEASVRARSARCFGEIAGGMSASEANGLFSLEADGEALTALIKRTLDEHHLEAKDIDFVVAHGNGNIKSDDSEAQAIQNVFANTPVTAFKWAVGHTICASGVVDAVLTSYALKDKCVPGIANFTKATSAGEHLNINAAHRHLEKAKIAMMINRGFASMNACIVIKACD; this is encoded by the coding sequence ATGAAAAACTCCAATCGTGTTTTTATTACGGGATTAAGTGCTTTAACCGCCTGTGGTGATACAGCGGATAGCACTTGGGATGCCATTTTACAGGGGCAGACTGGCATCGATGAAATTAAACAATGGGATTTATCGTCCTGGTCGCACCGATTAGGTGGTGAGCTGAAAAATTTTCAGCCTGCAAAAATGCTGCCTGATCGAAAATTAATGAAAGTTATTTCCAGACAAGATGTAATCGGTATTAATGCAGCAATGCAAGCGGTTAATCACAGTCAACTAGTGGACTATCGCACTACACTAGAGCCTGAAATGGTGGACGTGTTTAATGACAGAACAGCTGTTTATGTTGGCTCACCGGGCAATAAATATTTTCAACAAGAAGATTTTTTACCCTTGTTGGCCAAAACACAAGGGGATATGAAAGCTTTCGCTGACCAGCTATTCAATGAAGTACACCCTATGTGGCTGTTACGTATTCTGCCCAATAACGTGCTTGCTTATACCGGTATTACCTATGGTTTTAAAGGCCCTAATCACAATGTTACCAACCACGCTGTGGGCGGAGCGCAAGCTCTAATCGAAGCTTATCATGCCATTGCGCAGGGCCAAGCTGACCGAGCTGTGGTGGTCGCCTATGATATGGGTATTGAGCCACAAGCTCTGTATTACTATGAAAAATTAGGGGTAATCAGTGAGCACGATCTAAAGCCCTTTAACCATGATCATGATGGTACCATTCTAGCAGAAGGTGCTGCGGCCTTGGTTCTGGAAAGTGAAGCCAGTGTGCGAGCACGCTCCGCCCGTTGCTTTGGCGAAATCGCCGGGGGGATGTCAGCAAGTGAAGCAAACGGCCTATTTTCTCTTGAGGCGGATGGTGAGGCACTGACTGCTTTAATCAAACGTACCTTGGACGAACATCATTTAGAGGCTAAGGACATTGATTTCGTCGTCGCGCATGGGAATGGAAATATCAAATCAGATGACAGTGAAGCACAAGCAATTCAGAATGTTTTTGCAAACACACCGGTGACAGCCTTTAAATGGGCAGTGGGACATACTATTTGTGCGTCGGGTGTTGTTGATGCAGTATTAACCAGTTATGCGCTGAAAGATAAATGTGTACCAGGTATTGCTAACTTTACCAAGGCAACATCAGCCGGTGAGCATTTAAATATTAACGCGGCACATCGGCATCTAGAGAAGGCTAAAATCGCAATGATGATCAATCGAGGATTTGCCAGCATGAACGCTTGTATAGTGATTAAAGCTTGTGACTGA
- a CDS encoding beta-ketoacyl-[acyl-carrier-protein] synthase family protein — translation MNNRRVAITGVGIVSPLGNDVNSTWQNLMAGNSGISEIQQFDASGFPTRIAAEVKHFQPSPLIKGKHNRFAMAFTHYALDAALQAFDDAGILPNKQTASRWGVVTGSGMMTAEFDYLQRFQNTCAKDGIINWQTLQEQSQHFYRLVDFGKTTSNSGLSLLIQQFGIEGYASSVHTACASGGQALGLAMQVIRRGEADFMLAGGFDSMINPLGLSSFCLLGALSTYNDTPTTASRPFDGTRNGFVLGEGAAFLILEEWGKAKARGAKIYAELAGEGNSLSSYRITDSHPNGDGAIQAIQRALDDAGVTARDVDYINAHGTSTKMNDLSETNAIKAVFKDHVKHLPTSSTKSQTGHLIAAAGALEAVLSVLSIQHAQIPPTANLTTPDPECDLDYVVDGPREKSLGVVLSNSFGFGGSNSCLLFKHPEFGGEN, via the coding sequence ATGAACAATAGACGAGTTGCAATTACTGGAGTAGGTATCGTTTCCCCCTTGGGCAATGATGTCAATTCTACTTGGCAAAATTTAATGGCGGGCAATTCAGGTATTTCTGAAATTCAGCAATTTGATGCCAGTGGGTTTCCAACTCGAATTGCGGCAGAAGTAAAGCATTTTCAGCCTAGTCCCCTTATTAAAGGTAAGCATAATCGCTTTGCAATGGCATTCACCCATTATGCATTGGATGCAGCACTTCAGGCATTTGATGATGCAGGTATTCTTCCTAATAAGCAGACTGCTTCTCGCTGGGGCGTGGTGACTGGTAGTGGGATGATGACTGCCGAATTTGATTATTTGCAACGCTTTCAAAATACTTGTGCCAAAGACGGCATTATTAACTGGCAAACTTTACAAGAGCAGTCCCAGCATTTTTATCGTTTGGTTGATTTTGGTAAAACGACGTCAAATTCTGGTCTTTCATTGCTAATACAACAATTTGGTATAGAGGGCTATGCGTCTTCTGTACATACAGCTTGCGCTTCAGGAGGTCAGGCCCTTGGACTTGCCATGCAAGTCATTCGTCGAGGTGAAGCGGATTTTATGCTAGCAGGTGGTTTTGATTCTATGATTAACCCATTGGGTTTATCAAGTTTCTGTCTGTTGGGTGCCTTGTCAACGTATAATGATACTCCAACCACTGCGAGCAGACCTTTTGATGGTACTCGTAATGGTTTCGTTTTAGGCGAAGGTGCAGCCTTTTTAATTCTTGAAGAATGGGGCAAGGCAAAAGCTCGAGGCGCAAAGATTTATGCTGAACTAGCTGGTGAAGGAAACTCATTAAGCTCTTATCGCATTACTGATTCTCATCCCAATGGAGATGGTGCAATTCAGGCTATTCAGCGTGCTTTGGATGACGCTGGAGTTACTGCCCGTGATGTTGATTATATTAATGCGCATGGTACTTCCACTAAAATGAATGATTTAAGTGAAACCAATGCTATAAAAGCGGTATTCAAAGATCATGTGAAGCATCTGCCAACAAGTTCAACAAAAAGCCAAACTGGTCATTTGATTGCTGCTGCAGGAGCGCTTGAGGCGGTATTGTCAGTGCTAAGTATTCAACATGCACAAATTCCCCCAACTGCCAATTTAACGACACCCGATCCTGAGTGTGATCTTGATTACGTAGTTGATGGTCCTCGCGAAAAATCATTAGGGGTTGTACTTTCTAATTCGTTTGGTTTTGGTGGCTCAAATAGTTGCTTATTATTTAAGCATCCCGAGTTTGGAGGAGAAAATTAA
- a CDS encoding CBS domain-containing protein has product MHQGVFYCFETNDIRKASKYMKDNQIRRLIVLNKNKKLAGVLSLGDIATNFPEDELKGETLEEISRH; this is encoded by the coding sequence ATGCACCAAGGGGTTTTCTATTGTTTTGAAACGAATGATATCAGGAAAGCTTCCAAATATATGAAAGACAATCAAATTCGCCGTTTGATTGTATTAAATAAAAATAAAAAATTAGCTGGTGTGCTCTCTTTGGGTGATATTGCTACAAATTTCCCTGAAGATGAGCTCAAAGGTGAAACTTTGGAAGAAATTTCAAGGCATTAA
- a CDS encoding lysophospholipid acyltransferase family protein, with protein MGRFLHRFVPYRRSIIRANINQVFGNQLDSIQKERLAKAFYSHMATSIKEIIQLRFMSEKKLRERVEVRGYQRLLDIVAQEKGVLILTGHFGNWEFAPLGGILNFKEFQGQFHFIRRTLGNKTIEQLLFRRYYRAGLNVIPKKNSLEQVCNALDQNHAVVFVLDQHASLVNRDGVAVEFFGKKAGTYRSLASFARHTGVPVVPAAGYRLPNGKHVLEFHEPIYWKDYETAQESIYQNTLAYNQALERIILTHPEQWHWLHKRWKLKEPC; from the coding sequence ATGGGGCGTTTTTTACATCGATTTGTTCCCTATCGGCGCAGTATTATTCGTGCAAACATCAATCAGGTATTTGGTAATCAGCTAGATTCAATCCAGAAAGAGCGATTGGCAAAAGCATTTTATTCTCACATGGCCACTTCTATTAAAGAAATTATTCAGCTGCGATTCATGAGTGAGAAAAAATTGCGCGAGCGGGTAGAAGTTCGTGGATACCAACGGTTACTGGATATCGTTGCTCAAGAAAAAGGTGTATTGATTTTAACCGGTCATTTCGGTAATTGGGAATTTGCCCCCCTGGGTGGGATATTAAATTTTAAGGAATTTCAGGGGCAGTTTCATTTTATTCGTCGAACCTTGGGTAATAAGACTATTGAACAATTGCTATTTCGACGTTATTACCGTGCGGGTCTAAATGTAATCCCCAAAAAAAATTCTCTCGAGCAAGTTTGCAATGCGCTTGATCAGAATCATGCGGTAGTGTTTGTACTCGATCAGCACGCCTCTTTGGTCAATCGCGATGGCGTCGCGGTTGAATTTTTTGGTAAAAAGGCAGGAACTTATCGTAGTTTAGCGAGTTTTGCTCGTCACACAGGTGTTCCTGTAGTGCCAGCAGCAGGTTATCGTTTACCCAATGGTAAACACGTGCTTGAATTTCATGAGCCAATCTATTGGAAAGATTATGAGACAGCACAAGAATCAATTTATCAGAATACACTGGCCTACAATCAAGCCCTGGAGCGCATAATACTCACACATCCAGAACAGTGGCATTGGCTTCATAAACGCTGGAAATTAAAAGAGCCTTGTTAA
- a CDS encoding Lpg1974 family pore-forming outer membrane protein: MLRFTKSALAVLVLGSSSLFAGTMGPVCVPGNVTVPCEWQGWDFGVKALYLQSTYDVDYGYGPYRSSDNITRYYPDVNTDWHWGFMLEASYHFNTGNDLNLNWYHWKNDIDYSYAGAFTPGFNAGLYGTTRFEPQWDAVNLEFGQHVDFGEFKDIRFHAGIQYARIKNETRSSGYIIPGALPFYLSIDNTFNGLGPRVGMDMTYNFGNGLAIFGNSAAAILVGDSKFNTGATILSVLGLAANGSKTTIVPELEAKLGAKYGWAMTQGKLTIDAGWMWVNYFNPTHFIGVLGGNNESNFALHGPFIGLNWLGNL, translated from the coding sequence ATGTTGCGATTTACAAAGAGTGCTCTCGCTGTTTTAGTCTTAGGTAGCAGTTCATTATTTGCAGGCACGATGGGTCCTGTTTGTGTTCCTGGTAATGTTACCGTTCCATGTGAGTGGCAGGGTTGGGATTTTGGTGTTAAAGCACTCTATCTTCAATCGACTTACGATGTAGATTATGGGTACGGCCCCTATAGATCATCAGACAATATTACCCGTTACTATCCTGACGTAAACACCGATTGGCATTGGGGATTTATGTTAGAAGCGTCGTATCATTTTAACACGGGTAATGATTTAAATCTGAATTGGTATCACTGGAAAAATGACATCGATTATAGTTATGCAGGCGCCTTTACTCCTGGCTTTAATGCGGGACTTTATGGTACCACTCGTTTTGAACCTCAATGGGACGCTGTTAATTTAGAATTCGGTCAACATGTCGATTTCGGTGAGTTTAAAGATATTCGGTTCCATGCCGGTATACAATATGCCCGCATAAAAAATGAAACGAGATCATCCGGCTATATCATTCCGGGAGCACTTCCTTTCTACCTCTCAATTGATAATACATTCAATGGGTTAGGTCCTCGTGTTGGTATGGATATGACCTATAATTTTGGTAATGGATTGGCTATTTTTGGTAATAGCGCTGCGGCCATTCTTGTGGGTGATTCAAAATTCAATACCGGAGCCACTATTCTTAGCGTACTGGGCTTAGCTGCTAACGGTTCAAAAACTACAATTGTACCTGAATTGGAAGCTAAACTTGGGGCTAAATATGGCTGGGCAATGACTCAAGGTAAATTGACTATTGATGCAGGATGGATGTGGGTCAACTATTTCAATCCTACCCATTTCATCGGTGTACTTGGTGGTAATAATGAATCCAATTTTGCATTACACGGTCCATTCATTGGTCTAAACTGGCTAGGAAATCTCTAA
- a CDS encoding acyl carrier protein, which translates to MNVESVYPKVREIIADVLVIDEEEVSLNSRLIADLGAESIDFLDLVFQLEKEFSIKIPRGQLEKNARGDLAEDEFEKGGVLTANGMQALKNYLSEVPAEHFKANLKVNEIPSLFTVETFCKLVVVAVNEKAETPA; encoded by the coding sequence ATGAATGTAGAAAGCGTATACCCTAAGGTAAGGGAAATTATCGCTGATGTCTTGGTTATTGACGAAGAAGAGGTTTCTTTGAATAGTCGTCTGATAGCTGATTTAGGCGCAGAGTCTATTGATTTTCTTGATTTGGTTTTCCAACTGGAAAAAGAATTCAGCATCAAGATCCCTCGCGGCCAATTAGAAAAAAACGCTCGTGGCGATTTGGCTGAAGATGAGTTTGAAAAAGGCGGTGTGTTAACTGCTAACGGTATGCAAGCACTTAAAAACTACTTAAGTGAAGTACCTGCCGAGCATTTCAAAGCTAATCTAAAGGTCAATGAGATTCCAAGCCTCTTTACAGTAGAAACTTTTTGTAAATTGGTTGTTGTTGCAGTTAATGAAAAAGCTGAAACTCCGGCCTGA
- the panD gene encoding aspartate 1-decarboxylase — protein MFYRKMLKSKIHRARVTQADLDYEGSITISPELLIAANILPNEAVNVWNVTAGTRFETYAITGEKNSSDICVNGAAAHLVTPGDIIIIASFIQLPNEVCHQHQPTVIFVDNGNHIQDIRQEVLGKKWLTLEEDLV, from the coding sequence ATGTTTTATAGAAAAATGCTGAAATCAAAAATCCATCGTGCTCGAGTGACTCAGGCGGATCTTGATTATGAAGGAAGTATTACGATTTCCCCTGAATTGCTTATTGCTGCAAATATTTTACCCAATGAGGCGGTTAATGTATGGAATGTGACCGCAGGGACTCGCTTTGAAACCTATGCGATTACGGGTGAAAAAAACTCAAGTGACATCTGTGTCAATGGTGCGGCTGCTCATCTGGTAACCCCAGGGGATATAATTATTATTGCCTCATTTATTCAATTACCCAACGAAGTCTGCCACCAACATCAACCTACCGTAATATTTGTTGATAATGGCAATCATATACAAGACATCAGACAGGAAGTGCTTGGTAAAAAATGGTTAACATTGGAGGAAGATTTGGTTTAA
- a CDS encoding transporter substrate-binding domain-containing protein: MKFFCIACCFFYSICLSANPKIIIGTPVFNPPYVIASPAITQGFDIDLMNAICSKLQWDCSYKSFAFIDLLDAIRNNEVDLAIGSIVITPDRRQEFIFSIPYLPCDGGFTVLKDSPVKNVDDLQGKRIGALRPREYYHYLAENFIDQFTIIPYDHYQDIFLDLKSGKLDAVFGNYFSGLYLAHQYPNDVRVLTEHFQIGEGLGIIASPINQDKITQINKAILQFQVDGTFIGLYNYNFEFFTQHPNISN; the protein is encoded by the coding sequence ATGAAATTCTTCTGTATAGCCTGTTGTTTTTTCTACAGTATTTGCTTGTCCGCTAATCCTAAAATTATCATTGGCACACCTGTTTTTAATCCTCCTTATGTCATTGCAAGCCCGGCGATAACGCAGGGGTTTGACATTGATCTAATGAACGCTATTTGCTCTAAGCTCCAGTGGGACTGTAGTTATAAGTCATTTGCGTTTATTGATCTTCTTGATGCCATCCGTAACAATGAAGTTGATCTCGCTATTGGCTCCATTGTAATTACACCAGATAGAAGGCAAGAATTCATTTTTAGTATTCCCTATTTACCGTGTGATGGTGGCTTTACTGTATTGAAGGATAGTCCTGTCAAGAATGTCGATGATTTGCAAGGAAAACGCATTGGCGCCTTACGTCCAAGGGAATATTACCACTATCTCGCCGAAAATTTTATCGACCAATTCACAATAATCCCTTATGACCATTATCAGGATATATTCCTGGATCTTAAAAGTGGCAAACTCGATGCGGTCTTTGGGAATTACTTTAGTGGGCTTTATTTAGCACATCAATATCCCAATGATGTCAGAGTCCTTACAGAGCATTTTCAAATAGGTGAAGGACTGGGCATTATCGCCTCCCCTATCAATCAGGATAAAATCACACAAATCAACAAAGCTATTTTACAATTTCAAGTAGATGGTACATTTATTGGGCTATACAACTATAATTTTGAGTTTTTTACTCAACATCCCAATATCAGCAATTAA
- a CDS encoding CBS domain-containing protein — translation MDVKEIMTPNPEYLLGTSTLSDAAKKMRELDVGFLPIGDKATDKLLVLLLIELL, via the coding sequence ATGGACGTAAAAGAAATCATGACTCCAAATCCTGAATATTTACTAGGGACCAGCACACTGAGCGACGCTGCTAAAAAAATGCGAGAATTGGATGTAGGTTTTTTACCGATAGGTGATAAAGCTACTGATAAGCTATTGGTACTGTTACTGATAGAGCTCTTGTGA